A stretch of Candidatus Thermokryptus mobilis DNA encodes these proteins:
- a CDS encoding NADH-quinone oxidoreductase subunit N, with product MNLYQDLIGISPVVAVSLTALVVVLIEALLRKSENVSFWVSIFGLLVSGYLAVYTYPMYSTAFNGMMAVGGYASFFDFVFVIGALLTILLSKDYLVKRRVNYGEFYVIVLFATSGMMFLASGLDLIITFLGIELMSISLYVLSAFIRTDPKSNEAGLKYLLLGAFATGFLLFGIAFIYGSTATTNLKIISANFGNYQSDFLFWFGAGLILVGFSFKVAAVPFHMWAPDAYEGAPTPASGFMSAVSKASAFAAFVLVFIFGFNGGNEEIRKAIALISSLSMILGNVIAISQTNIKRMLAYSSIAHAGYILIGLASANEMGKQGILYYSLAYVLMQVGAFGVASIVEKEEGKALEIKDYIGLGHRKPLLGVLMSVFMFALTGFPPFAGFVGKYYLFASAVQASMTWLAVLGVVATLVSVYYYLNVVVNMYLKEPSPEVAVNPGDMKISVFGKIAILGSSFGVFIIGIMPSLVMRFFEKLF from the coding sequence ATGAACCTTTATCAGGACTTAATTGGAATTTCACCTGTGGTTGCAGTATCATTGACTGCGTTAGTTGTTGTTTTAATTGAAGCACTTTTAAGAAAAAGTGAAAATGTGAGCTTTTGGGTAAGCATATTTGGACTTTTGGTTTCAGGATATTTGGCAGTTTATACTTATCCTATGTATTCAACGGCGTTTAACGGTATGATGGCTGTTGGTGGTTATGCGAGTTTTTTTGATTTCGTCTTTGTAATCGGTGCGTTGTTGACGATTTTGCTGTCAAAGGATTACCTCGTCAAAAGAAGGGTCAATTACGGTGAGTTTTATGTGATAGTTTTATTTGCTACATCAGGGATGATGTTCCTTGCATCTGGGCTTGACTTGATAATAACTTTTCTTGGGATTGAGTTGATGTCAATTTCGCTTTATGTTCTTTCTGCATTTATTCGCACAGATCCGAAGTCAAATGAAGCTGGTTTAAAATATCTTTTGCTTGGGGCTTTCGCCACAGGATTTTTGCTATTTGGAATTGCTTTTATCTATGGAAGCACTGCTACGACGAATTTAAAAATCATCTCTGCGAATTTTGGAAATTATCAATCGGATTTTTTGTTTTGGTTTGGCGCTGGGCTTATACTTGTTGGTTTTTCGTTTAAAGTCGCAGCTGTTCCTTTCCATATGTGGGCTCCCGATGCTTATGAAGGTGCTCCAACGCCAGCAAGCGGTTTTATGTCAGCGGTTTCAAAAGCGTCAGCGTTTGCTGCATTTGTTCTCGTTTTTATATTCGGGTTCAATGGAGGAAATGAAGAGATAAGAAAAGCAATTGCGCTTATATCTTCTCTTTCAATGATACTTGGCAATGTTATTGCAATCTCACAGACAAACATAAAAAGAATGCTTGCATATTCAAGTATAGCTCATGCGGGTTATATTTTGATCGGACTTGCATCTGCAAATGAAATGGGGAAGCAGGGGATTCTTTATTATTCTTTGGCTTATGTTTTAATGCAAGTTGGTGCTTTTGGTGTTGCTTCAATTGTTGAAAAAGAAGAAGGCAAAGCACTTGAGATAAAAGATTATATTGGGCTTGGGCATAGGAAACCTTTGCTTGGTGTTTTGATGTCAGTTTTTATGTTTGCTTTGACCGGATTTCCACCTTTTGCTGGTTTCGTTGGAAAGTATTATCTTTTCGCTTCCGCTGTTCAAGCGAGTATGACTTGGCTTGCGGTACTTGGCGTTGTTGCAACTCTTGTCTCAGTTTATTACTATTTGAATGTCGTCGTAAATATGTATCTGAAAGAGCCAAGCCCAGAGGTTGCGGTTAATCCAGGCGATATGAAAATTTCGGTTTTTGGGAAAATAGCAATTTTGGGCTCATCTTTTGGTGTCTTTATAATTGGGATTATGCCGAGTTTAGTGATGAGATTTTTTGAAAAATTGTTTTAA
- a CDS encoding NAD(P)H-hydrate dehydratase, producing the protein MLLIATSEEMKKCDNYAIETLGIPGILLMENAANGVVGSMLLKYGGVVGKNVFVFCGSGNNGGDGLAVARRLFSMGGNIYIFLLSEPEKLRGDAKFNYEMALKIQKAKSKDDVFEIVQLKDVSELNYYPRPNLIIDAIFGTGFKGRVQGLFYDVINWINQQKIFTISIDIPSGLDADTGDVGDIAVRADVTATMGLIKTGLVLNLGKILPGKVYIVDLSIPSFVYKKFGIKTFYVEQADIKKRMPYRPFNAHKYSCGKIFALVGSPGLTGAATMSTLSAMKVGAGAVIAGVPESLAPILESKLTEVMKLPLPETNEHTIGWNALDLIEEHIDWADVLIIGPGLSKNYETKQVILNILKRLNKKAVIDADGLNALVDNLNILKTLNAEIVLTPHHGEFSRLTDLPLEKIRRHKIDVARDFAMEYKVVLVLKGDTTVVATPNGEVYVNPTGNPGMATAGSGDVLTGMIAGFMAQGLSAVDASICGVYLHGLAGDLARDKIGELPMMAMDILNMIPDAISKVMKEEKG; encoded by the coding sequence ATGCTTTTGATTGCAACATCTGAAGAAATGAAAAAGTGCGATAATTATGCGATAGAGACGCTCGGGATCCCGGGAATTTTGCTTATGGAGAATGCCGCTAATGGAGTCGTTGGTTCAATGTTACTTAAATATGGTGGAGTTGTTGGGAAAAATGTTTTTGTTTTTTGTGGCAGTGGTAACAATGGCGGTGATGGGCTTGCTGTTGCAAGAAGGTTGTTCAGTATGGGTGGAAATATCTATATATTCTTGCTTTCCGAACCGGAAAAATTGCGCGGGGACGCAAAATTTAACTATGAGATGGCGCTTAAAATTCAAAAGGCTAAAAGCAAAGATGATGTTTTTGAAATCGTTCAACTTAAAGATGTCAGCGAGTTAAATTATTATCCGCGACCGAATTTGATAATTGACGCTATTTTCGGAACTGGTTTTAAAGGGCGCGTTCAAGGTTTGTTTTATGATGTGATAAATTGGATAAATCAACAGAAGATTTTCACCATTTCAATTGACATTCCATCCGGCTTGGATGCTGATACTGGAGATGTCGGTGATATAGCAGTCAGAGCCGATGTGACAGCAACTATGGGTTTGATAAAAACGGGACTTGTTTTAAACCTCGGGAAAATTTTGCCCGGGAAGGTTTATATAGTTGATCTAAGCATCCCGAGTTTCGTTTATAAGAAGTTCGGGATTAAGACATTTTATGTTGAGCAAGCTGACATAAAGAAAAGGATGCCGTATAGACCTTTTAATGCTCACAAGTATAGTTGTGGGAAAATTTTTGCGCTTGTCGGTTCCCCAGGCTTGACAGGAGCAGCTACAATGTCAACTCTTTCAGCGATGAAAGTTGGCGCTGGTGCAGTTATCGCTGGTGTTCCGGAAAGTTTAGCTCCGATTCTTGAATCAAAATTAACCGAGGTTATGAAACTACCTCTTCCGGAGACAAATGAGCATACAATCGGATGGAATGCGCTTGACTTAATTGAGGAACATATTGATTGGGCTGATGTTTTGATAATTGGTCCTGGGCTTTCAAAAAATTACGAGACGAAGCAGGTAATTTTAAACATTTTGAAGAGGTTAAATAAAAAGGCGGTCATAGATGCAGATGGCTTGAATGCCCTTGTTGACAATTTGAATATTTTGAAAACGCTTAATGCTGAAATTGTCTTAACACCTCATCATGGTGAGTTTTCCCGTCTAACTGATTTACCATTGGAGAAAATCAGGAGGCATAAAATTGATGTTGCGCGGGATTTCGCTATGGAATATAAAGTTGTCCTTGTTTTAAAGGGGGATACAACGGTTGTTGCAACTCCAAATGGAGAGGTTTATGTCAATCCAACTGGAAACCCGGGGATGGCAACCGCTGGAAGCGGTGATGTCTTAACAGGAATGATAGCTGGATTTATGGCGCAAGGATTAAGTGCAGTTGACGCTTCTATTTGTGGCGTTTATCTTCACGGGCTTGCGGGTGATTTGGCTCGCGATAAAATCGGTGAATTGCCTATGATGGCAATGGATATACTTAACATGATCCCCGATGCTATTTCAAAAGTTATGAAAGAAGAGAAGGGGTGA
- a CDS encoding VanZ family protein, giving the protein MGLIFLLSSVPGRYFPEKPFDLFDKFVHASLFGVLNYLLYRGFKFQEKSFFVKSFSIAIAFFICVIYAIFDELHQEFVPGRSPDATDAMADIIGAGLTSIYLLFYNYKNKKC; this is encoded by the coding sequence ATGGGGTTAATCTTTTTGCTTTCTTCAGTCCCGGGGAGATACTTTCCGGAAAAGCCGTTTGATTTGTTTGATAAATTTGTCCATGCGAGTTTGTTTGGGGTTTTGAATTATTTGCTTTATCGTGGGTTTAAGTTTCAGGAGAAAAGTTTCTTCGTGAAAAGTTTTAGCATAGCGATAGCCTTTTTTATCTGTGTTATCTATGCAATTTTTGATGAACTGCATCAGGAATTTGTCCCAGGGAGAAGTCCGGATGCAACGGATGCTATGGCTGATATAATTGGAGCGGGCTTGACTTCTATTTATCTTTTGTTTTACAACTATAAAAACAAAAAATGTTGA
- a CDS encoding TMEM165/GDT1 family protein — MSLKIILTTFLAIFLAELGDKTQLAVLTLSAQTKKPISVFLGAIIAFAVITLIGAIAGNLITRLIPTHIIEKIAAIAFIIIGILMFFEKI, encoded by the coding sequence ATGTCTTTGAAAATCATCCTAACGACATTTTTAGCAATTTTTCTCGCTGAGCTTGGAGATAAAACACAACTGGCTGTCTTGACTTTATCCGCTCAGACAAAAAAACCTATATCTGTTTTTCTTGGCGCTATAATTGCCTTCGCTGTTATAACATTGATCGGCGCAATTGCTGGAAATTTGATTACAAGGTTGATTCCGACGCATATTATAGAAAAAATCGCAGCCATCGCTTTTATCATCATCGGAATTTTGATGTTTTTTGAAAAAATATAA
- a CDS encoding P1 family peptidase, producing MFGKLGFKVGHSTNIVALTGCTVVLCPEGTLGSCYVSGNAPGSRELELLSPDMTVSEVHAVVLTGGSAFGLASADGVVRYLESNGIGYQTPWAKIPIVPCAVVYDLNVGNPNVRPTAEDGYKACLTASSDFETGLVGAGTGTTVGKWAGFDYRMNGGLGFSIVQVDDLIVSAIAVVNSVGDVVDENGKIIAGARKDAKFLGEEVKFRFATQRRIQFGTNTTLACVMTNAKLTKLEAYKVSKRADAGISRAIRPAHTSYDGDVVFTLSTGQIETEFEIVAELSAYVVAEAIRDAVKKSNQEF from the coding sequence ATGTTTGGAAAACTTGGTTTTAAAGTCGGGCATTCAACAAATATCGTCGCTTTAACAGGTTGTACGGTTGTTTTATGTCCGGAGGGAACGCTTGGAAGTTGTTATGTTAGCGGGAATGCTCCCGGGAGCAGGGAGCTTGAGCTTTTATCACCTGATATGACGGTTTCAGAGGTTCATGCGGTTGTGTTAACTGGAGGCAGTGCTTTTGGGCTTGCAAGCGCAGATGGGGTTGTCCGTTATCTTGAAAGCAACGGAATTGGGTATCAAACCCCTTGGGCAAAAATTCCTATTGTCCCTTGCGCAGTTGTTTATGACTTAAATGTGGGAAATCCAAATGTTAGACCCACCGCTGAGGATGGCTACAAAGCGTGTTTAACTGCAAGTAGCGATTTTGAAACTGGTCTCGTTGGTGCTGGAACTGGCACGACAGTCGGAAAATGGGCTGGGTTTGATTACAGGATGAATGGGGGACTTGGTTTTTCAATCGTTCAGGTTGACGATTTAATAGTTTCAGCAATAGCGGTTGTGAATTCCGTTGGAGATGTCGTTGATGAAAATGGGAAGATAATCGCCGGCGCAAGAAAAGATGCTAAATTCCTTGGTGAAGAAGTGAAATTTAGATTCGCAACCCAAAGGAGAATTCAATTTGGGACGAACACCACGCTTGCTTGTGTTATGACAAATGCGAAATTGACGAAGCTTGAAGCATATAAAGTTTCAAAGCGAGCTGATGCCGGGATTTCAAGGGCTATAAGACCAGCGCATACAAGCTATGATGGCGATGTCGTCTTTACGCTTTCAACGGGTCAGATTGAGACCGAGTTTGAAATTGTTGCTGAGCTTTCTGCCTATGTTGTAGCTGAGGCGATAAGGGATGCGGTAAAGAAGTCAAATCAAGAGTTTTAA